One part of the Melioribacteraceae bacterium genome encodes these proteins:
- the gcvT gene encoding glycine cleavage system aminomethyltransferase GcvT — protein MKKTKFYSIHEKLGAKIVDFAGFQMPVLYSSIINEHKAVRTSVGVFDVSHMGEIFIRGDKALDFVQHITINDASILIDGRVQYSAMCYKDGGIVDDLLVYKISDKEFMLVVNASNKDKDFVWMKENNPFNVSIEDESDEYSLLAVQGPSSKQVIEKICDKPLDLEYYHFFKANVAGVDMILSRTGYTGEIGYELYFKGDESVALKVWNALFESGKEFNIQPVGLGARDSLRLEMGFCLYGNDIDQTTNPLEAGLGWITKLKKPSFIARDVLLKVKEEGLKRKLVPMISEEKAFPRHGYDLSLNGKKIGHITSGTVSPVIDKAIALGYVDSEYAIEGNQINFLIRGKEIPAVIIKLPFVKK, from the coding sequence ATGAAAAAGACAAAATTTTACTCGATCCACGAAAAACTTGGCGCTAAAATTGTCGACTTTGCCGGATTCCAGATGCCGGTTCTCTATTCTTCAATAATTAATGAGCATAAGGCAGTTAGAACATCGGTTGGAGTATTCGACGTTTCCCATATGGGGGAGATTTTTATACGCGGGGATAAAGCGCTCGACTTTGTTCAGCACATCACAATTAATGATGCATCCATCCTGATAGACGGAAGAGTTCAGTATTCGGCAATGTGTTACAAAGATGGCGGAATAGTTGACGATCTCCTTGTCTACAAAATTTCTGATAAAGAATTTATGCTTGTTGTAAATGCATCCAATAAGGATAAGGATTTTGTCTGGATGAAAGAGAATAATCCGTTCAATGTTTCTATTGAAGATGAAAGCGACGAATATTCTCTTCTCGCAGTTCAGGGCCCGAGTTCAAAACAGGTTATTGAAAAAATCTGCGATAAACCCCTGGATCTTGAATACTATCATTTCTTTAAGGCAAACGTTGCCGGCGTTGATATGATTCTCTCAAGAACAGGTTATACGGGCGAAATCGGCTATGAATTATATTTTAAGGGCGATGAATCTGTTGCACTAAAAGTCTGGAATGCTTTGTTTGAGTCCGGAAAAGAATTCAATATTCAGCCGGTTGGACTTGGCGCCCGCGATTCGCTCCGCTTAGAGATGGGTTTCTGCCTCTACGGTAACGACATCGACCAGACCACAAACCCCCTTGAAGCCGGCCTGGGATGGATTACAAAACTGAAAAAACCTTCTTTTATTGCCAGAGATGTTTTATTGAAAGTGAAAGAGGAAGGTCTTAAAAGAAAACTGGTTCCGATGATTTCGGAGGAAAAAGCTTTCCCGCGCCACGGTTATGATCTCTCTCTTAACGGTAAAAAAATAGGTCATATTACAAGCGGTACGGTCAGCCCGGTTATCGACAAAGCGATTGCACTCGGATATGTTGATTCGGAATATGCAATAGAGGGAAATCAAATTAATTTTTTAATCAGAGGTAAAGAAATTCCGGCGGTCATAATCAAACTGCCGTTTGTGAAAAAATAA
- a CDS encoding 2-phosphosulfolactate phosphatase: protein MKINVLFSNINLDELYFTGKTCVVIDVLRASTVIVTALANGAKEVIPVNTVDFAVKVSGDAFRSQTILGGERNTKKVEGFTLGNSPLEYTPEVVLNKSIILYTTNGSRSIVKAKFAENLFIACFNNIGAVVEHLTSLKKDVEIICAGTNGGFNMEDAVCAGNIIALLNSNKNEIQLSDSAIACGLLYKTYSKSILKMLKNTEHGKLLIENGFASDIKECAKIDAAEIVPFYNSGVIKKNDLNNK, encoded by the coding sequence ATGAAAATAAATGTTTTATTCTCCAATATTAATCTGGACGAACTCTACTTCACAGGAAAAACCTGTGTTGTAATAGATGTATTACGCGCATCAACTGTAATTGTAACCGCACTTGCCAACGGCGCAAAGGAGGTTATTCCCGTTAATACGGTAGATTTTGCGGTTAAAGTATCCGGCGATGCTTTCAGAAGCCAGACAATACTCGGCGGAGAAAGAAATACAAAGAAGGTGGAGGGTTTTACGCTCGGTAATTCGCCTCTGGAATATACTCCCGAAGTTGTATTGAATAAATCGATCATACTCTATACTACAAACGGTTCAAGATCAATCGTTAAAGCGAAATTTGCAGAGAATCTGTTCATTGCTTGTTTCAATAATATCGGTGCGGTTGTAGAACATCTTACATCATTGAAAAAAGATGTCGAGATTATATGTGCAGGTACCAACGGTGGATTCAATATGGAAGATGCTGTTTGTGCCGGAAACATAATTGCGCTATTGAATTCTAATAAGAATGAAATTCAGCTTTCAGATTCTGCAATTGCCTGCGGTCTTCTTTATAAAACTTACTCAAAGAGCATCTTAAAAATGCTAAAGAATACCGAACACGGAAAACTGCTGATTGAAAATGGATTTGCTAGTGACATAAAAGAATGCGCAAAAATTGATGCTGCGGAAATTGTCCCTTTTTATAATTCGGGTGTAATTAAAAAAAATGATTTGAATAATAAGTAG
- a CDS encoding DNA translocase FtsK 4TM domain-containing protein — MPKKNNTKENRAEGKEYFVVSPAKKKKLLGIFLIVFALLIFLSVLSYSRYDDSSFSFRFTDLFNIFSSNPELRDKAADTHNWLGIFGAYISNFFIHSTIGYFSLIFPVIMFVWGYAVIKTNIYKLAIYTTNFLLVMGILLATFFGMLRFTPEIGLFTDIYELSGNVGAFFGIAVGKLLGGLGSIIFLLAAMVVTLIIAFDIRFGAILAFIKGLFQSDGKEDFEEIPKSDEIVKSDENLAKIKDLRKESKLKSLFTDADDAEGEDETIPETRIRIVKKDEPDKIIEPEPLKENEPAKQKKTESAKQDKHKSEEILPAIDKEAEASLPDQWNEEIKFIPPKIDLLVPAEDEEVKVHESELKRNAELLKEKLALFDIQIEDITVTPGPVVTLYEIVPAPGVKISRIVSLEHDIALALAARGIRIIAPIPGKSAIGVEIPNAKASIVRARSVISKLKEAKEELPLALGKTISGDVYITDLAKMPHMLIAGSTGSGKSVGINMIINSLLYAKHPSDIKFVIVDPKKIELSFYKKLNKHYLAVSPDLEEEIITNPSNALLALKAVEYEMEKRYDKLAKAGVRNIVDYNKKVLNPKTRPKDTEEMKHYKLPYIIVIIDELADLMITSGKEVEEPIARLAQLARAVGVHLILATQRPSVNVITGVIKANFSARMAYQVATKIDSRTILDMNGAEQLLGSGDMLFLPGGMPKPIRIQNAFISTEEVERVTNFIYAQEGFSKRYFLPSMFEKKKADAGSFLSDLDPMFDEAARVVVRHQQGSVSLLQRRLKLGYSRAARIVDQLEQAGIVGPSEGSKAREVIVENEEQLETILRSL; from the coding sequence ATGCCAAAAAAAAATAACACAAAAGAAAATAGAGCCGAAGGGAAGGAATATTTTGTTGTATCTCCGGCTAAGAAAAAAAAGCTGCTTGGAATTTTTCTTATAGTATTTGCACTGCTTATTTTTTTAAGCGTACTATCTTATTCCCGTTACGACGATTCCTCCTTTTCCTTCCGGTTTACCGATTTATTCAATATCTTCAGTTCCAATCCGGAATTGAGGGATAAAGCTGCCGATACTCATAACTGGCTCGGAATATTCGGTGCATATATTTCAAACTTTTTCATCCATTCGACCATCGGATATTTTTCGCTGATCTTCCCGGTTATCATGTTTGTATGGGGCTATGCAGTAATAAAAACGAATATTTATAAACTTGCAATCTACACTACAAATTTCCTTCTTGTAATGGGAATTCTCCTGGCAACATTTTTCGGAATGCTCAGATTTACTCCCGAGATCGGTTTATTTACCGATATCTATGAACTCTCAGGAAATGTAGGCGCGTTTTTCGGAATAGCCGTTGGAAAATTGCTCGGCGGACTCGGCAGCATAATATTTCTTCTGGCAGCTATGGTTGTAACTCTTATAATTGCTTTCGATATAAGATTTGGCGCAATCCTTGCTTTCATAAAAGGATTATTTCAATCGGATGGGAAGGAAGATTTTGAGGAAATACCTAAGTCTGATGAAATTGTTAAGTCCGATGAGAACCTGGCTAAGATAAAAGACTTGCGAAAGGAAAGTAAATTGAAATCCCTTTTTACTGATGCGGATGATGCAGAAGGGGAAGATGAGACGATTCCGGAGACAAGGATTAGAATTGTTAAGAAGGATGAACCTGATAAAATAATTGAACCGGAGCCGCTGAAAGAAAACGAACCGGCTAAACAGAAAAAAACTGAATCTGCCAAACAGGATAAGCATAAAAGTGAGGAAATCCTTCCCGCAATTGATAAAGAAGCTGAAGCTTCTCTTCCGGATCAGTGGAATGAAGAAATCAAATTCATTCCGCCTAAAATTGATCTTCTTGTTCCCGCAGAAGATGAAGAAGTTAAAGTTCACGAAAGTGAATTGAAAAGAAATGCAGAACTTCTGAAAGAGAAACTCGCATTATTCGATATTCAAATTGAAGATATAACGGTTACACCCGGTCCGGTAGTAACTTTATATGAGATAGTACCCGCACCCGGAGTAAAAATAAGCAGAATAGTAAGTCTTGAACATGATATCGCTCTTGCACTTGCTGCGCGTGGCATCAGAATTATTGCCCCTATTCCCGGTAAGAGTGCTATCGGTGTCGAAATTCCTAATGCCAAAGCATCAATTGTCAGGGCACGATCTGTAATTAGTAAGTTGAAAGAAGCTAAAGAGGAATTACCCCTTGCTCTGGGTAAAACAATTTCAGGCGATGTTTATATAACGGACCTGGCTAAAATGCCTCATATGCTGATTGCGGGATCAACCGGTTCCGGAAAAAGCGTTGGCATTAATATGATTATCAACAGTCTTTTGTATGCCAAACACCCTTCCGATATAAAATTTGTTATCGTAGACCCTAAGAAGATAGAACTCTCATTCTATAAGAAACTTAACAAGCATTACCTTGCTGTATCTCCGGACCTGGAGGAGGAGATTATTACAAATCCTTCTAACGCTCTGCTGGCTCTTAAAGCGGTTGAGTACGAAATGGAAAAGAGGTACGACAAGCTTGCTAAAGCAGGTGTAAGAAATATTGTAGATTACAATAAAAAAGTGCTTAACCCTAAAACCCGTCCGAAAGATACCGAGGAAATGAAGCACTATAAATTGCCATACATAATTGTGATAATTGATGAGCTTGCGGATTTGATGATAACATCCGGCAAAGAAGTAGAAGAACCGATTGCACGACTTGCACAGTTAGCTCGCGCCGTCGGAGTTCATCTTATACTTGCAACACAGCGTCCTTCAGTTAATGTTATTACCGGAGTAATTAAAGCGAACTTCAGCGCCAGAATGGCCTATCAGGTTGCAACCAAAATCGATTCCAGAACCATCCTTGATATGAACGGAGCCGAACAGCTTCTGGGCAGCGGCGATATGCTCTTTCTACCGGGCGGTATGCCCAAGCCGATCAGGATTCAGAATGCTTTCATTTCCACTGAAGAGGTGGAACGGGTTACTAATTTTATTTACGCTCAGGAGGGATTTTCCAAACGGTATTTCCTCCCTTCAATGTTTGAAAAAAAGAAAGCTGATGCGGGAAGTTTTCTATCCGATCTCGATCCGATGTTTGATGAAGCTGCCAGAGTTGTTGTTAGACACCAGCAGGGATCGGTCTCCCTGCTTCAGAGAAGGTTGAAACTTGGTTATTCGCGTGCTGCCAGAATAGTGGACCAGCTGGAACAGGCCGGTATTGTTGGACCTTCGGAAGGCAGCAAAGCCAGAGAAGTAATTGTTGAGAACGAAGAACAACTCGAAACTATCCTTAGATCTTTATAA
- a CDS encoding outer membrane lipoprotein carrier protein LolA, translating to MRFKIFLFVFIAPILFAQSGNEILKKVQAKFNSITSFSAGFSQSIFGPDGKPAGKENGTFVYKRKNKFIVDQKRGMIISDSESVWNYDKKNKKVVISTFFDEPTSFSIERFIFDYPSQCRVKFVKEESSDLEKVILLTPRDEQLDLKEIKIWINNSDMVVKLQIVDLIDMKYIFSFSDIKENPEVSDLKFNFTPPKGTKIIDLR from the coding sequence ATGAGATTTAAAATTTTTTTATTCGTTTTTATAGCCCCGATTTTATTTGCCCAGTCCGGGAATGAGATACTAAAAAAAGTCCAGGCAAAATTTAATTCGATTACCAGTTTCAGTGCTGGTTTCTCCCAAAGTATTTTCGGTCCCGACGGAAAACCTGCCGGTAAAGAGAACGGCACTTTCGTTTATAAAAGGAAAAATAAATTTATTGTCGATCAGAAAAGGGGAATGATAATCTCTGATTCGGAATCGGTCTGGAATTACGATAAAAAAAATAAAAAAGTAGTTATTAGTACATTTTTTGATGAACCCACTTCTTTCTCAATTGAAAGATTTATTTTCGATTATCCATCGCAATGCAGAGTTAAATTTGTAAAAGAAGAATCTTCTGATCTCGAAAAGGTTATATTATTAACTCCCCGCGATGAGCAACTGGATTTGAAAGAGATAAAAATCTGGATCAATAATTCGGATATGGTTGTAAAATTGCAGATTGTTGATCTGATCGATATGAAATACATTTTTTCATTCTCGGATATAAAAGAAAATCCTGAAGTCTCAGATCTAAAATTCAATTTTACTCCTCCAAAAGGGACTAAGATTATTGACTTACGCTGA
- a CDS encoding lysylphosphatidylglycerol synthase transmembrane domain-containing protein has protein sequence MTYADKNKIILKRLTGYLLPVILTFLFLYLAFVNVDLNKSFSLITNASVLWLFVYIIVFFISHFIRALRWKIMVRPVKEDASTFNLFGAVMIGYGVNCVIPRLGEVYRGLFIGKWEGISRSTMFGTVIIERIIDTGSFALASLISVFLFPGNLFNEILWLRTSLIIGFASILLITVFIVIIVKYEQKFTVTIVNFIARFNKRLSEKLSSVFSTLISGFSSIRGFASILNVVIYTIIILLLYALNSYVGFFMLDMQNYGEINFAMAWVFMTISAYGVVIPTPGGTGSYHIISIFVLTNLYGFEYELSAAYALLTHFISYFVFIGSTIGSIYLINRNREKKGISKENFYSVFNIYPDQK, from the coding sequence TTGACTTACGCTGATAAAAATAAAATTATCTTAAAACGATTAACGGGTTATCTCCTGCCGGTTATCTTAACTTTCCTATTCCTTTATCTCGCTTTTGTAAATGTCGACCTTAATAAATCATTCTCCCTCATTACAAATGCTTCTGTTCTCTGGCTTTTTGTATATATCATAGTTTTTTTCATCTCCCATTTTATTAGAGCTTTGCGCTGGAAGATTATGGTTAGACCTGTTAAGGAGGATGCTTCCACATTTAATTTGTTTGGTGCGGTAATGATCGGGTATGGAGTTAATTGTGTTATACCCCGGCTCGGCGAGGTCTATCGCGGCTTATTCATCGGTAAGTGGGAAGGAATCTCGCGGTCCACTATGTTTGGTACCGTTATTATCGAAAGAATAATCGATACCGGTTCATTTGCCCTCGCTTCTCTTATAAGCGTTTTTCTTTTTCCGGGGAATCTTTTTAATGAAATATTATGGCTCAGGACATCATTGATAATCGGATTTGCCTCAATTCTTCTGATAACAGTTTTCATTGTGATCATTGTAAAGTACGAACAGAAGTTTACCGTTACGATTGTTAATTTTATCGCCCGTTTTAACAAACGTCTTTCTGAAAAACTTTCCAGCGTCTTCTCAACACTTATTAGCGGCTTTTCAAGTATACGCGGATTTGCAAGTATTCTTAATGTCGTAATTTATACTATAATCATTCTACTCCTCTATGCACTTAATTCATATGTCGGTTTCTTTATGCTCGATATGCAAAATTACGGGGAAATCAATTTTGCAATGGCTTGGGTTTTTATGACTATCAGTGCTTACGGCGTTGTTATCCCTACTCCGGGCGGTACTGGTTCCTACCACATTATTTCTATATTTGTTTTAACAAATCTGTACGGATTTGAATACGAACTGAGTGCGGCTTATGCTCTTTTAACGCATTTTATTTCCTATTTTGTTTTTATCGGTTCAACTATCGGTTCTATTTACCTGATAAACAGAAACCGTGAAAAAAAAGGGATCAGCAAAGAAAATTTTTATTCTGTTTTTAATATTTACCCGGATCAAAAATGA
- the uppP gene encoding undecaprenyl-diphosphatase UppP — protein MSILEAIILGIIQGLTEFIPVSSTGHLTVTGKLMGLISESKPERWTAFIAVIQIGTLAAVLIYFWKDLVNILKDFLLDNFIKRKKIRDQNQNSIMGWFLVLATIPVVIIGLGFKDIIEGVLTKNLFVIAGSLITLALILAAAEKYGKFDRHASDFKWYDALLIGIAQSVALIPGSSRSGTTITAAIFLGFNRETAARFSFLMSIPAVAASGLLQLYQALEYIDSSGLINLIIATFVSAVFGYLSIEFLLRYLRRKSTFVFIVYRILAGLVILVLIYSGIIQP, from the coding sequence ATGTCAATACTTGAAGCAATAATACTCGGAATTATTCAGGGCTTAACAGAGTTTATCCCGGTTAGCAGTACTGGTCACCTTACTGTAACCGGTAAACTGATGGGACTTATTTCGGAATCTAAACCCGAAAGATGGACCGCTTTCATTGCTGTTATTCAAATCGGAACTCTTGCCGCTGTACTAATCTATTTCTGGAAAGATCTTGTAAATATTTTAAAAGACTTCCTTCTGGATAATTTCATTAAAAGAAAAAAAATCCGTGATCAGAATCAGAACTCTATAATGGGCTGGTTTTTAGTTCTCGCCACAATACCGGTTGTAATTATCGGGTTAGGCTTTAAAGACATAATTGAAGGGGTGCTGACAAAAAACTTATTCGTGATAGCCGGAAGTCTTATTACACTTGCTCTAATTCTTGCAGCAGCTGAGAAATACGGTAAGTTCGACCGTCATGCTTCGGATTTCAAGTGGTACGATGCGCTCCTGATCGGAATTGCTCAATCGGTTGCGCTTATTCCCGGTTCTTCCAGATCAGGTACAACAATTACAGCGGCAATATTCCTTGGATTCAACCGGGAGACAGCAGCCCGCTTCTCGTTTCTGATGAGTATTCCGGCTGTTGCGGCAAGCGGATTACTTCAGCTCTATCAGGCTTTGGAGTATATAGATTCTTCGGGACTGATTAACCTGATCATTGCAACGTTTGTATCGGCAGTTTTCGGATATCTTTCGATCGAATTTTTGTTGAGATATTTAAGAAGAAAATCAACATTTGTTTTTATAGTATACCGGATTCTTGCAGGTCTGGTAATACTGGTTTTAATTTACTCGGGAATTATTCAACCATAA
- a CDS encoding peptidylprolyl isomerase, which yields MDQLMDLKNSEKLIAAIETNMGTFEVELYAREVPKTVKNFVGLASKGYYNGVIFHRVIKDFMIQGGDPTGTGMGGESIYGPKFEDEFVPSLMHDSPGILSMANAGPNTNGSQFFITVVPTPWLNARHSVFGKVIKNMDLVNAISQVPTNNMDRPLENVVMQKVTVEKRAY from the coding sequence TTGGATCAGTTAATGGATTTGAAGAATAGCGAAAAATTGATTGCAGCCATTGAAACTAATATGGGCACATTCGAAGTAGAACTTTATGCGAGAGAAGTGCCTAAAACTGTTAAAAACTTTGTCGGCCTGGCTTCTAAAGGATACTACAACGGGGTCATATTTCATCGTGTAATAAAAGACTTCATGATTCAGGGCGGCGATCCTACCGGTACTGGAATGGGCGGAGAAAGTATTTACGGCCCTAAGTTCGAAGATGAATTTGTACCTTCGTTAATGCATGATTCACCGGGCATTCTATCGATGGCCAATGCCGGTCCTAATACGAACGGCAGCCAGTTTTTCATAACAGTGGTACCTACACCGTGGCTGAATGCCCGTCACTCCGTTTTTGGTAAAGTGATTAAAAATATGGATCTCGTAAATGCAATAAGTCAGGTGCCTACAAATAATATGGACAGGCCTCTGGAAAATGTTGTAATGCAAAAAGTAACTGTTGAGAAAAGAGCGTATTAA
- a CDS encoding sodium-dependent transporter, which produces MQPKEFFTSRWGLILATLGIAVGTGNIWRFSRVVAQNGGGSFLIPWVVFLLIWSVPLIIAEFALGKSTRLSPIGAIGKTAGKKYAWMGAFIAFVSTAIMFYYSVVAGWCIRYFISAFSGDLFNTSNHLEYWNNFSTGGMPLLYHLIAILIGGIVIYRGIVKGIEKVNRILVSSLLIILIILLIRAVTLPNAFEGIKYLFTPRLEFLLDYKVWLNALTQNAWDTGAGWGLIMTYAVYMKKKEDVALNAALIGFGNNSVSLIAGITIFSTVFALSSTDAMVQISQSGPANTGLTFIYLPLLFTKMSGSILLNTIFASLFFLALSFAALTSLFSMMELATSTIIDFGLSRKIAIVIVGVAGFTFGIPSALSMDFFINQDWVWGVGLILSGAFIAFSLIKYGVDKFRIDFINGEGSDIFIGKWYNYIIKYLVPVQVVILLSWWLISSTTWDPEWWNPFHVENLGTCLAQWFLAISVFVLLNKFFVKYILESER; this is translated from the coding sequence ATGCAGCCCAAAGAATTTTTTACCTCCAGATGGGGATTAATTCTTGCAACGCTCGGTATTGCAGTTGGAACGGGCAATATCTGGCGATTCTCACGTGTCGTTGCTCAGAATGGCGGTGGATCGTTTTTAATTCCCTGGGTTGTATTTCTTCTAATCTGGTCTGTGCCCCTTATAATTGCCGAATTTGCTCTTGGCAAATCGACCCGACTTTCACCAATCGGTGCAATTGGAAAAACCGCGGGTAAAAAGTATGCCTGGATGGGAGCGTTTATTGCTTTTGTTTCCACCGCTATTATGTTCTATTATTCAGTGGTAGCAGGCTGGTGTATCCGTTATTTTATATCCGCCTTCTCCGGTGATCTTTTTAATACGTCGAATCATCTGGAATACTGGAATAATTTTTCCACGGGCGGTATGCCGCTTCTTTATCACCTGATTGCAATTTTGATTGGCGGAATTGTTATTTACAGGGGTATCGTTAAAGGTATAGAAAAGGTTAATAGAATTCTTGTCTCTTCATTATTGATTATTCTAATAATTCTGCTTATTCGTGCTGTTACACTGCCCAATGCATTCGAGGGAATTAAGTATCTCTTTACTCCCCGTTTGGAATTTTTGCTCGATTATAAAGTGTGGCTTAATGCACTTACACAAAACGCGTGGGATACAGGTGCGGGCTGGGGACTTATTATGACTTATGCTGTCTATATGAAAAAGAAAGAGGATGTAGCACTTAATGCTGCATTAATCGGTTTCGGTAATAATTCAGTCTCCCTGATAGCCGGAATAACAATCTTTTCAACTGTATTCGCACTTAGTTCGACCGATGCGATGGTTCAGATTTCACAATCAGGTCCGGCCAATACCGGGTTAACTTTCATATATCTCCCTCTGCTGTTCACAAAAATGTCCGGCAGCATTCTACTCAATACAATTTTTGCTTCTCTTTTCTTCCTGGCATTGTCTTTTGCTGCGTTAACATCGCTTTTTTCGATGATGGAATTGGCAACCAGCACAATAATTGATTTCGGCTTGTCTCGGAAAATCGCGATAGTAATTGTTGGTGTTGCAGGATTTACTTTTGGAATACCTTCAGCGTTAAGTATGGACTTTTTTATTAATCAGGATTGGGTGTGGGGAGTAGGTTTAATACTGAGCGGGGCTTTCATCGCATTTTCATTGATTAAATACGGCGTCGATAAATTCCGTATCGATTTTATTAATGGTGAAGGAAGCGATATTTTTATAGGTAAATGGTACAATTATATTATAAAATATCTGGTTCCTGTTCAGGTTGTTATTTTACTCTCCTGGTGGCTTATATCATCGACTACGTGGGACCCTGAATGGTGGAATCCGTTTCATGTGGAAAATCTTGGTACTTGTCTTGCCCAATGGTTCTTAGCTATTTCTGTTTTTGTTCTGCTTAATAAATTTTTTGTTAAATATATTCTTGAGTCGGAAAGGTAA
- the holA gene encoding DNA polymerase III subunit delta, which produces MAKKSIPSVNEIPKFLHKEKLLPVFFLVGEDDYTIEKTVEEIRKFVEPLISSEFDKEFINAERNVNLNQILDAAYSFPFGGGKKLIVIKNFESIANKKELNNYINSPAEFTVMIITQISKPSDLSKEPYALLIDKKFLFEAKTEGGNDLIEWLIRISEQLNSPIDYDTAQGLIEIVGNDKGLLEMQVRKISDYSIGKPKLSFDEIKKLVSPTKQYSIFELQDAIGAGNKSKALEIAFNLIDAGISIVMIISMLAKYISAVSQVSELTRSNVNDNEAARKIGVSWYYYVNCKKARFLLPDERLLKASRALFNADMAVKSSNTEFKTILIMMLSEMMEN; this is translated from the coding sequence ATGGCTAAGAAATCAATTCCATCCGTTAATGAGATCCCGAAATTTCTTCATAAGGAAAAACTTCTTCCTGTTTTCTTTCTTGTTGGTGAAGATGATTATACAATCGAAAAAACAGTTGAAGAAATAAGGAAATTTGTTGAACCCCTTATTTCGTCTGAATTTGATAAGGAATTTATTAATGCTGAAAGAAATGTAAACCTTAATCAGATTCTTGATGCTGCGTATTCATTCCCTTTCGGAGGAGGTAAAAAATTAATAGTAATTAAAAATTTCGAAAGTATTGCAAACAAGAAGGAGCTGAACAATTATATTAATTCCCCCGCCGAATTTACTGTGATGATAATAACTCAGATATCAAAACCCTCGGATTTGTCGAAAGAGCCTTATGCACTCCTGATTGATAAAAAATTTTTATTTGAAGCTAAAACTGAAGGCGGTAATGACCTGATTGAGTGGCTTATCAGGATTTCGGAACAACTCAATTCCCCAATCGATTATGATACGGCGCAGGGATTAATCGAAATTGTCGGAAACGATAAAGGTCTGCTCGAAATGCAGGTCCGGAAGATTTCGGATTATTCAATCGGTAAACCGAAACTCAGTTTCGATGAAATTAAAAAACTGGTTTCACCTACTAAGCAATATTCAATTTTCGAACTTCAGGATGCAATTGGTGCAGGTAATAAATCGAAAGCTCTCGAAATTGCATTCAACCTAATTGATGCAGGAATTTCCATAGTTATGATTATTAGCATGCTTGCGAAATATATTAGTGCAGTATCTCAGGTTTCGGAATTAACCCGTTCAAATGTAAACGACAACGAAGCCGCAAGAAAGATCGGTGTTAGCTGGTATTACTATGTCAATTGCAAAAAGGCCCGGTTCCTTCTACCGGATGAAAGGCTACTTAAAGCCTCCCGGGCATTATTTAATGCCGATATGGCTGTAAAATCCAGTAATACTGAGTTTAAAACAATTCTGATAATGATGCTTTCTGAAATGATGGAAAATTAA
- a CDS encoding sigma-70 family RNA polymerase sigma factor, with amino-acid sequence MTLNRNLIELTDEELIKEFQVSNTMDAYEILVRRYKDPLMNFVFRFVGDRDACSDIVQDTMIKFYLNKDSYREFAKFSTWIYTIAGNLAKNELKRRKRRSLFSIDNSDDERSIQIEDKSFLAPDRSADSEIKNQIIQNALLRVKPVYREVVVLRDIQGLSYEEIAEITKLSIGTVKSRINRGRTQLQKLLKNIYKE; translated from the coding sequence TTGACACTTAATCGGAATCTAATAGAGTTAACAGACGAGGAATTAATAAAGGAATTTCAGGTTTCCAATACAATGGACGCTTATGAAATTCTGGTTCGGCGTTATAAAGATCCGCTAATGAATTTTGTTTTCAGGTTTGTGGGGGACCGGGATGCATGTTCGGATATAGTTCAGGACACAATGATAAAATTTTATCTCAATAAGGACTCATACCGCGAATTCGCAAAATTCTCCACCTGGATTTATACTATTGCGGGTAACCTGGCTAAAAATGAATTGAAAAGAAGAAAAAGAAGAAGTCTCTTCTCAATTGATAACTCCGATGACGAACGTTCTATACAGATTGAGGATAAATCCTTTTTAGCTCCCGATCGGTCCGCTGATAGTGAGATTAAAAACCAAATTATTCAGAATGCTCTGCTAAGGGTAAAACCGGTCTATCGGGAAGTTGTAGTTCTTCGTGACATTCAGGGTCTATCTTACGAGGAAATCGCTGAAATTACAAAATTGTCTATTGGTACCGTAAAATCCAGAATCAACCGGGGGAGAACTCAATTGCAAAAACTATTGAAAAATATTTATAAAGAGTAA